One part of the Oligoflexus sp. genome encodes these proteins:
- a CDS encoding SEC-C metal-binding domain-containing protein produces the protein MEEQKQTQEKIEHGHVHGPGCSHHHHQEPFVRKDVKVGRNDPCPCGSEQKYKKCCGKGS, from the coding sequence ATGGAAGAGCAGAAACAAACCCAGGAAAAAATCGAGCACGGCCATGTGCATGGTCCCGGCTGTTCGCATCACCATCACCAGGAACCATTCGTGCGGAAAGACGTCAAGGTCGGGCGCAATGATCCCTGCCCCTGCGGGTCCGAGCAGAAATACAAGAAATGCTGTGGCAAGGGTTCGTGA